In a genomic window of Chaetodon trifascialis isolate fChaTrf1 chromosome 8, fChaTrf1.hap1, whole genome shotgun sequence:
- the gata1b gene encoding erythroid transcription factor codes for MSHKAEQLTAASHQVISHSLWLDDSSCQSLSSACVLPPPSSSLYDDSALTPPPTCLFSAPLGRNSYYGNLNPSPSASPSDWPSPGLKSWGRGSVPEQRQCVSCRTSSAPLWRRDAAGRHLCHTCSLQQSGNNTPLLRPKRRAVVTQRKGTQCVNCSTVTTTLWRRNCAGEPVCNACGLYFRLHQVDRPLAIKKDGIQTRNRRVTKKNKRSRKSDQSEAMLDSFTQLPCDLSSSSSSSLC; via the exons ATGTCCCATAAGGCCGAGCAGCTGACTGCTGCCAGTCACCAGGTCATCAGTCACTCTCTCTGGTTGGACGActccagctgtcaatcactgaGCTCTGCCTGcgtccttcctcctccttcctcatcCCTCTATGATGACTCTGCTCTGACTCCGCCCCCCACCTGCCTCTTCTCTGCACCGCTTGGACGGAACAGTTACTATGGCAACCTTAACCCCTCCCCCTCCGCCTCCCCGAGTGATTGGCCGTCCCCTGGCTTGAAGTCGTGGGGGCGGGGCAGTGTACCAG AGCAGCGtcagtgtgtgagctgcagGACGAGCAGCGCCCCCCTGTGGAGGAGGGACGCCGCAGGACGTCACCTGTGTCACACCTGCAGCCTCCAACAGAGCGGCAACAACACACCCCTGCTGAGACCCAAGAGGAGAgcg gttgtgACTCAGAGAAAAGGGACTCAGTGTGTGAACTGTTCAACTGTGACGACGACGCTGTGGAGGAGGAACTGTGCCGGAGAGCCGGTCTGCAACGCCTGTGGCCTCTACTTCAGACTGCACCAG GTCGACAGGCCGCTGGCGATAAAGAAAGACGGAATCCAAACTAGAAACCGCAGAGTGACCAAGAAGAACAAGAGGAGCAGGaaatctgaccaatcagaggccaTGCTTGACTCCTTCACTCAGCTGCCATGtgacctctcctcctcctcctcctcctctctctgctga